One Hevea brasiliensis isolate MT/VB/25A 57/8 chromosome 6, ASM3005281v1, whole genome shotgun sequence genomic window, aataaaggaaaaataatagcaaagaattgtaaccaagttaagcgagccgagaaccctaacgatgggtgaccgcaccgggaagtcacggcgtggaccgttgactagccctagaccgcggggaaccctgaaaaatattttttggacttaaagagacatcaattgaagtataaataccataagaaatattaaataaaaattaattaattagtactaagaaaagtgagaaatcgaaaaacggacaaaatccggtattaccgaaaaatcgggaatgcaacccgaacaggggcattgtggtcatttgacacctcgagttgtcttttgacctaaatgttcattaaaaatacataatattacacttggaaaatataatgaaaaattaaattagtggtacctaatataaattacaaaaatggggagttaaatgtgggaaaatgaaatttatgaataaactaatattaaaggcccttagtgctccactcacccaccaaagtggaccacttattcatcaatttggaccagcagattgtcatcttcctcacttctcaaaatttcagccgtgaacctccattgaagatactccatggccaaagcttaaccaagccatgcaaccatCATTTAGCCAtaattttcactagcttccttcacaaaaactgttctacaccacttgggcagtagataggcagcaagaagaccaagttttggagagattttgaagagtttccaaagtggtaagtttgtgttttttattattacttcattaaagtttgtaaggatgttacggATACataaattatggagagatttttgaggtttgatgtttaaagggggatgtgtacttttggcagccatggaaacaccttgaagacagtttatttttgcttgtaaatagtgaattaaaggattgattaaatgtatatggtgtaggaaattatttgggtgatgtatacttagtatatgtgaatgtgtattgaaatttgaatgcttggaaattatgggaatgtaatgcatgaaatggcagcctggtttggtgaaccataaggatgttatttcatgtttggattatggaatattaatgttgaattttgtgggttgttatggcagtttgggtatgtgtgtgatggtgtgaagttggacatgtaaaagtgttatggttaggtgattgaattattgtaaatttagtttgaaaaattctgcactttatggtgtacattgaatgtaattataagctataatatgttgtgaattatgtttaggttatggtacaaacagaattggcttgaatgtgtgaattggtaaatgctaaaagtgagctttgaggagtaataaagaaagtgcaatagggcagtatgcattttggcctagaactttaagtgtgtggctccaattggtatgagaccaattggaggtgaaactaggcacaaaatgtgccaactttcatgaaggaagcttgccaaaattctgcttgcaaggtagcttgaaaaatgaccaaatccggattaagtgcaaataaggcctgaaaattgaccatttgggcagcagttagtgtttaggcgataactcactcaaaacaagtccaattgacctgaaattttgaccatgaatagttaagacccatatctacaagtcttatgaagataccaaagcccagaaatgaccataagcaagtcaaacagcttgcacaagttcaggtccaaaaattggccgaacctaaaatgacctaaaatgacctaaagtgaccaattttgatgcaatttgaccagcaatagtaaaatgaccataacttggtctacataactcagaatgacctgaaattttgccccgcgtgtaataagacatagatctacaagtttgtagttttgactgaaacccaaaaaccgagagaaataggtcgtccggctaggtcaaactagtatcccggaatctagcaaattgcaagaaaatgcaagatacatggaaatgaatttggtaacatgtaccaaccctaaaagactatcgaatgtgatatattagtaacattaaaacctaatttacctagaatacatcgagggtcgacatattaggttgactaagcaaataatagaattcaatgaattaattatcaagcattatcgttagagacagtttaaatgagtactgaaacacttcaaattgtgtttctcagttagcaaagactcaggaagagggaaggaaacactgagtcaagaccaggagacagttatcagaggttcgtgcacaacagctatttcttttgaattttttttcaattgaaatgaattatgactatttgtacattattattttaaattgtggaaatgtgtttgaatggaaattttgagataaactgtgtttagtggtatcggagcaaagtagggacggcgatacgtaacgcctacgattcttgggaactctcacgcgtgaacccaggagcttgcagggatggcgatacgtaacgcctgcaagtgctctgataggtatcacccaagggcttgcagggacggcgatacgtaacgcctgcaggtgctttgataagtactcattatatagctagcttccttcctcattgatttcgattagtggggtcatgattgctttgtcgtggtgtacaacgcgacattgatcagaaatttgtgtcatggcttaagttgtgaatgaattggtaaaactgtgttcttaaattattcgactaaattgtgttattatgagctttgataatttgtgaaatagagtttaaattcttattgacattcactgtcttttgaatttaactatgttttgatcactAAGATTTATTGTGattttgtgttaaattccttatgacattcattgtctcgaatttaactatggttttatatatcaatcatttatatgatttatgaattgtgatttaaacttgtatttggttaatgttgtgcaccactgagacattgtctcagcgatagctttccattgctgtcgcaggtagacagatggacagagcagcagactaggctgctagtgcattcagcgagagatcatcgggtatattgagtataccacattttgctttttgtactgtaatgtatgttcactgtatgtatatattgttcttgattttgaacagttgtaaattaaaattgtacattgaagttgtaaagtaaattatgagttattttgacttgtaaaatttgtattatatttctttatctcagtctttgaaaaattattatggatttgagttgagaaaaatattgtgttgtttaactgttggagttaagatttagaaatatattgaagtgctttttacaggttttctgaagaactgttttattcaaaatacagagggcactctgccaaaatttttacagaaattcctaataattcaaatgtgttatctctttcacttaagttcaaaaaattttttaacacctataaatagtgctcaccactgtaaaaagaagtaagaaaagttttaaaatcccttatagtgtatttaatgggttatcagtagacgaagttggtaattcattaggtatactacgggatcatgttatgacttacagaggggtagggtgtgacaaacatgaagagacagcacccacagctgttcagagactgataccaggtaaaatttcaagacgaaatttattttaagaggggggagaattataacacccctatatgcatagcctggtatatttcactattcaggtgatcggtgtcggtctggacaattaaagagattagaaccacatttaagatatctagataagccctgaatgcaaataattagtgattgccagatagttaagtataaataaaaaaaaatagaacataaaagattaaatgagccgggagtcacagcgataagTGACCTTCCTGGGAAATGACTGCAAATTATTTGAcgccgcggtcctaaggactattgcgaacctagtggaaaagagaaactcatagaaaagagctgataaataggtcaaataattaggtcagggatccagaaaaaatatcgaattattttgcaaatcggatcagaccgacgaggggcaaattagtcaattcacccctagaggtgactcctgacctaactgttcaataaaatcggagaaacgaaaatttcggaatcaagaattaaattaaagaaacaagaaaaaatgaaggaaaaaaaaattgaaattttgatttattacctcacttgaatgacatcatatatgatgtcaaaatgtaattataatttcccgaataattgaccaagtcaaaattaactttaattacacataaaaacataaaaaaaaaaatgaaaagaaatttcatttcttcttcttcttcactttAGGCCGAGACCCATACTCCTCTTCCACCTCCATTTGCAACCTCCGTGAAAGCTTGGTCTCAAGCTTTTAATTCCACAAGTCAACGCTAAATTCCCCAAAAATCCCCCATAAACCTTGCTATTTCTACTTGTAAAGAagattagtaaaaaaaaattgaaagaaagtggAGAGAAttggaagattgaaattcaaagtcaaggttagtgttctaactcttcaattcctctttaactttatgtttatatatgtgaaataaactTAGAATTGATGAAAGAAATGAAACAAGTCAAGTGTGTGGGTTATAtgtgaaattcggccagcttatAGGGGGACTgaatatgtttgagtttgatgaagTTTAAGTGACGTAGAAGTGTAATTAAATATATAGATTAAGGATATACACTTTGATTtcattaagtgaatgaaattaataaattaggcTTTTTAAACTTTGAAGTTTGGGGGAAAAATTGGAGGAAATGGTTAATTGATGCAAATGACTTTAATTGAGGTTACAAATGgttaattgggaccatttgtgatgtgttggaATTGGTAGAATTGAAAAGCAATTCTGATTGCTTAGGGGTCCTaatctggcagtttgacctaggtgcCTTTAAggtaccaaaactgaaattttaccattccaattggtatgaggccaattgggaatgaaagtagacacataatgacacaatttttttttagaaaccatacccagaaaatgacattaatataatgaacaattaggtcaaatctgggtgttatgcactgccactgtaccaaaatgaccaaatgactgttcatttggccataacttgggctagacaggtccaaatgacctgatttttatggcattggaaaggtatgacatagtactacaacttttatgaagaacaccaaccaaattctgcccataaccaagtgaaattgtcacccaaatttagtggtccaaaactgccagaaccaattaggTGCCCAAAAATTATGGGtaacaccaatccggccagccttattcaaatagccatatcttggcctacaaaactccaaatggagtgattcaaaaagggaattaaagataaaaaaaaaaagggaattaaagataaaacaataaggaacaattttgatgaagggcacttagccaaattctcactgtaaccaggccaatggaacagtgcaaaacagggcacaaaaattgaaaatttgaaattgtcattaggagacctaaaaattgaaagggcaaccaaaaccaacaaattaggcacccaaaatgtggtatgtgggtgtaattggaattcacatacctattaagcatgagaaagtcaacattttgacttgaatagtgctatgaatagtaaccccaaaatgcaaatttttaataataagattttaagcatattaagattagaattaagtagacatgaatttatttattagatttattataagttgtgatactgaaacactacaaattatgtgtttcagttgagaagaatacagagaaaggaaagaaaatatcgagtcaaggcctagaggcaactcgcacgaggtttgtgcacaacatagaaatttctgtaaattttcttctgcaaattgttttgaatgaattgtgatattgaattgtgacttatttgtattgaaattattattgaaaggaacaatatgcttttgatctaaactgttggaaaaataaattgtgtatgtttgaattgcaaagtaatgtttagaaaattgttaagatagttttgaaaccacagtgtcatgaccacatatctgaatgcctcactagcttgactagtggaaggaattagttttgtattccctctttggctgaagtgttgaggtgtgtgccagtagatgaagaaatttgaatgggtacctatagatttgagctagctagctagccttggtatttctcataagcctttggctattgagatgaaaaatatatatattgatagcatgatataactgtgtgaatttataaaaattattttgtgacTTCAGAAGTGAAAAAATTCAttgactaaaattgtaaattgtgtTTTATATCTGTTTAATGATTTTAGCATGGTATTTAgaataattgtgatttaatatttgaataaattagtatttttgttatgttgtgcaccactgagtaattgtactcagcgatggctttttattgctgtcgcaggtagagagactagtaaagcagccgagtgagctgctaaggactaCTGTGCTACACTTGAGGTTTTGCCAGGTATTAAATTATACCccttgtacatatttattttgatgtatatgactGTATCTACATGttgtaaattggtcttgagcagttgtacagaacttatattaatattattttagatttcctGATGTAAATTTAGACCGATGAATGTAAATCAATCTTTCTTTAATGGATTGTGAATGAAATTCTTTAGTATTAGTTTTGAACATAATTTAGTTGagaattgacttgaaatgtggagtttgagaaaaattgtgttgatttgagttgtgatggtggttgattttgatgaagtgaATTATAGAAAGTGCTTTTCTACAGATAAAAaattttggtttttctcaattacagccggcactctgccgaaatttttacaaaatttgcgcaAAAATAAAAATGGTAAAAAATTTTACTTAACTCTTAAACTTCGATTAaacgtttttaatacctgctagaaatactcaccaccttcaaaaagtaagaaaaatattttaaaatcccttgtagtgtgtttattgggttatcagtaggtgaagttggacaattcattaggtatactacggaatcatgttatgccttacagaggggtaaggtgtgacagcctgGGTGtagtgttaaatgagcaagggttcccacatcatggatggatgtgggtaaagaagttagtccataggacaaatagtagaacatataatggaacaaaacacaagatagatatagaaaataatagaagatatcatagaaggagaccaattaggaaggaacaagataggagatggatcagggttggtacttagaatgttggatcacttatagcaaaattaatggagcttgtggataccttggaaaggagaatggtgaatattgcttgcattcaggagactgaatgggtaggagagaaaagcaaggaagtgggtaattcaaggtataaactgtggtttaccggaaaagaGATAAAAAAGAACGGAGTAGGCATAATCATAgataggacattgaaagacgctgtaatagctataaaaagagtaggagataaaattatactagtaaagcttgtACTAAaaagagaaacaataaatgtagttagtgcttatgccctacAAATATGACtaaatagtgagagtaaacaaaggttttgggaagatatggatgatttaatgcaaagcataccgaatgaagagaatgttttcattggtggagatttgaatggacatgtaggaagtgataggcaaggttatgagaatgttcatggaggttttggttttggcagttgaaatgaggagggaaaaagcatcatggattttgctatagcatacgacctaatactagcaaatacctactttataaaaagatagtcacatttagtgacttttaaaagtgggcaacatagaagccaaatcgacttcctcttaaccaagaagacaaatagagctctatgcaaggattgcaaggtcattataggagaggctttaataagtcaacattggttagtggtcttggatgtcaagtttaggaacaattcaagtaaggtcaaaagaaatagtgtagctcgaacaaagtggtggaagttcaaaggagtaaagcaagtgaagttcaaaaatgagcttctcgagtccgaagcatggaagctggatatggaggccaatgatatgtagatacagatggcatcaaagattagagaagtagctaaaaaagtacttggagattctaaaggacatggactaccctccaaagagagatggtggtggaatgaggaagtacaaaagacagtaaagagaaaaagggaatggtataagaaattatctaaatgtgataataatgaggcatatgaacagtacaagatagtaaagaaagagggaaaaatggcaattagtcaagcaagagcacaggcctttgaaaagatatatgagaaacttagaactaaaaaaggggagaaagatatttatagattagcaatgaggagagaaaagaaatgtcaagatctcaatcaagttaggtgcattaaggataaagaaggaaaattgttagtaaaagatgaggacattaaagaaagatggagaaattattttaatgatctctttaataatactcaaaatggtaatagcatgaatatagactataaaacaatagaaaagaatgtgaattatactagaaggattagatctttagaagtaaaggaagcacgtaagagaatgaaagtgggtaaagcctgtggacccaatggaataccaattgaagtgtggaagtgtttgggagatatggaagtggcatggttaactaaattatttaataagattctaaactcaaagaaaatgcttgatgaatggaggatgagtattttagtacctatttttaaaaataagggagacatacagagttgctcaaactataggggaattaaactcataagccatactatgaagttgtgggagagagttgtggagcatcgactacgtcatgatacttctatctctctcaatcaatttggcttcatgcccggtcgttcaactatggaagcaatctttctcattagaagcttgatggagaaatatagagatgtgaagaaagatctacatatggtttttattgatttggagaaggcttatgatagtgttctaagagatgtcttatggaaagtGTTAGAACAagagagggtatctattaggtatatataagtgttgaaagatatatatGAAGAAGCAACaactattgtgcacacagtgggaggggacacaaaaagatttttcgatctcaattggattacaccaaggatcagctataagcccttacctttttacattagttttagatgaattgacgaaacatatacaagagagtatttcttAGTGCATAAtgtttgtggatgatattgttTTGATAAATGAGACGCAAGAAGCAGTCAATAGAAAGtcagagctttggagaagtactctagagtcaaatggctttaagttaagtagaacgaagatagaatacatgcattgcaagtttagtaaaggccaaactgatgatagggaaggagttagtttgaatggagtggtactgtcccaaagtaatcactttaaatatctcggctcagtccttcaagtatagggggatgtgaggaggatgttagtcataggattaaagtcagatggttgaagtggagacgtgccacgggagttttatgtgatcgcaagattcccaataagttgaaaggaaaattttaccgtacagccatacgactggctatgttatatggtagtgagtgttgggcactgaatgagtcgtatgcgtctaagataagagttgaagagatgagaatgttaaggtggatgagtggccatactagactagataaagtccgtaatgagagtattagagaaaaggtaggagtggtgccaattgaggataagttaagagaagggagattgaggtagtttggtcatgtgaagtgtagacatacggaggctccagttagagaagtagagcatattaggttagCGGATAGAGAGAAAAAAAGGGATAgacttaaattgacttggaggagagtagtacaacatgacctagaaacattatacatttctgaagatttaatccaaaatcgtttagagtgaggaaagtgaatccatatagcctacctcaaatttttgggataaaggtttagttgagttgagttgagttgagttgagttgagttgtatttgTTTCAGTgagtaatatttaaatttttataaaattatgtttgattttatttttttttaaatgaaaatttttttaaattaaaaagaattgaaATCTTTCATTctaaacataaaaattaataaaaaaaattaattatattaaattattataaaattctaTATTACAaacaatagataaaaaataataattataaaagtcAAGCCTTAAAAATGACTTTACCAAGAGaacttaaaaataattaatatgtgGCATACTTGCTTTTTATTTttatacttttatataaaaattgatttattatattatatattattttttatttaaatatttttaaatttcaattactaAAATCTTATTTCAGaccaaaaaataataattatctacAACTCTATTTACtatattttttaagaattttaaaatttataagtttatAATTTCAGATATTATAAAATTATGctcattatattatatatttgtaatttaaatttaataattttttaattaattttttattaaattaaaaaaaatgaattattttatatatataagcaattatttttgaaatttaaaaatttatttctaaaaatattttttatatttaaaatataagaatttaaataattatattttaaaaatcattacattgtatatatatatactttttttaattattttattaatatatgtcaattaaattaaaacaatattatatcaattaacttatttatttattactacttaaaataaaattataaatcattaACATAATTTGATaggataattataaaaatataaaatataaaaatatatattaatttatattattaaaataaaatagcaaATAATCCGACAAAACTATTAGTTATACTTGTATATAAAAACGGAGCGTTTGGACTTTAGAGGAAGCACAGCAGCGAtgcaattcaaaatagaaattgAACATTTCTTTAGCCCAGAGCCAGCGGCGAGCAATGCAAAACCCTGTAAATCCTTTGTTCTTCGAAGTTTTCCAGGGAAATGGAAAGAGAGCATGTCAGCCTGACTGGCTTGAAGCTTCAATGTTCATTCCCTAAGCTCAAAGCTTAGCTGATTCACTTCCAAAATTTGGTGAGTATCCTGCAATATTTGGTTTTTCCGGTTCAAGATTAGCTTTGAATAAGAGTGTTTCTTTATTGTTCTCAAATGCCCAACTGGGTATTCTTCCTTCTCACTCAATATTCGCAATCAGATCCTTTTCGTCTTCCACATCTTCTAATTTGAATGGGCATTCATTTATAGTCTCATATCTCATTAATTCATGTGGATTGACCCTAAAATCTGCTCAATCTGTCTCTAAGAATAGGAATATACGTTTTCAAACCCGTGAAAGACCAGACTCAGTGCTTAGGCTTCTCAGGGAACATGGATTCACCAATTCCCAAATCTCCAAAATTGTTAAGAGTCGGCCCGAGGTGCTTTTAGCGCAACTAGAAAAGACACTCTTGCCCAAGCTTGAGTTTCTGCGTTCTATAGGGGTTTCAAGACCAGGACTTTCTATAATTGTTTCTAGGAATCCAGATTTGTTGGCTTGCAGTTTAAAACACTGTCTGATCCCAAGTTATGAGATCCTTAAAAGTGTACttgtttctgatgagaaagtaGTTAGGACCCTGAATCACATGGGGAACAGATCTTTTTACTCTTTGCAGAAAAGATTTTCTAACAATTCGTCACTCTTAAGAGGGCTTGGAATCTCTCAATCTTTCATCTCTTACTTGGTCACCCAATCTCCGTCAGTCATGTGCCAAGAAGTGGGCAAGTTTGCTGAAGGGGTTAAGAAGGTTATGAAACTAGGATTTGACCCTTCAAAATTAAGGATTGTTGAGGCAGTCCGTGTTTTTCATTTAATGTCGCACAAAACATGGGAACACAAAATGCAAGTTTATAGGAGATGGGGTTTTTCTGAAGATGAGATCTGGTTGATTTTCAGAAAGTGTCCCACATGTATGGCAATGTCTGAGAAGAAGATCATGGCTACAATGGATTTTCTTGTGTGCAAGATGAGTTGGCAGCCTGCTGCTGTTGCCAGAGTTCCAGTGATTCTTTGCCTTAGTTTGGAGAAGAGGGTTATGCCTAGATGTTCTGTTGTAAGAGTTTTGCTTTCGAAGGGTTTGATTAAGGCAGATATCCATTTATCCTCAGTGTTGCAACCTTCTGAAAAGCTCTTCTTGGAAAGGTCTGTGATCAAGTATCAGGAACATGTGCCTCAATTGTTGGATATCTATCAAAGAAAAATGGGTCTTACAGAACTTGGGTTTGCTTTTGATGATAAATTTAAGATTTCTGGGTTAAAAAATGTTTAGCCTGCAGCATGTAAATCTTAAACCCATTAATACCAATTTGATGTTGCTTTTTAATTGATTCTCTTAATTCTTAATTTCTTTGGTGCATTGGTAAAGCTTGATGTGTAACCTGATAACTAACTTTTGCTTCTCATTAGactttttctttattattttttttattcttttttatctGTCTGTCCTACAATAGCTTGAGTAAGTAGTACATTTAATTGCTTATTTCttgtgaaccaaaatgtataTATTTTCTGTAAGTGTTGAAATTCTTTGTAAATGTGTAAAGAGGATTAATGAAATGGGATAGTCTCTAAAAATGAAGAATTTGTTGGCAGTTAGTACTCCTATTTATTATAGTCAAGTACTTGAATTAAATTGGCAACTTGAGATAGCAGTTGCACTGCATTGGAATTCTTCCATGAAAGGGCTTGAGTGTGGGAAACTTGCTGTTATATTTTGTATTGTTAAGGTCAAAGTATCTACTGGGTTCATTTGTAAATGGGTGTTGAAAATAGGATGCTCGGGGAGAATGATAATTCT contains:
- the LOC131180614 gene encoding transcription termination factor MTERF4, chloroplastic-like codes for the protein MQNPVNPLFFEVFQGNGKRASQSLADSLPKFGEYPAIFGFSGSRLALNKSVSLLFSNAQLGILPSHSIFAIRSFSSSTSSNLNGHSFIVSYLINSCGLTLKSAQSVSKNRNIRFQTRERPDSVLRLLREHGFTNSQISKIVKSRPEVLLAQLEKTLLPKLEFLRSIGVSRPGLSIIVSRNPDLLACSLKHCLIPSYEILKSVLVSDEKVVRTLNHMGNRSFYSLQKRFSNNSSLLRGLGISQSFISYLVTQSPSVMCQEVGKFAEGVKKVMKLGFDPSKLRIVEAVRVFHLMSHKTWEHKMQVYRRWGFSEDEIWLIFRKCPTCMAMSEKKIMATMDFLVCKMSWQPAAVARVPVILCLSLEKRVMPRCSVVRVLLSKGLIKADIHLSSVLQPSEKLFLERSVIKYQEHVPQLLDIYQRKMGLTELGFAFDDKFKISGLKNV